The genomic stretch TCTCGATctccggccatggcgaccacaaCGGTGGACAGGGAGAGGGGTGGAGACCGCACGAAGAGGAAGCAGGGTGGCTTCCGGACCATGCCGTTCATACTAGGTGAGCATCGTGCAGCGCTGCAGCTTGCTTGCATGAGCATTTTTCAATAATCTAGGGAAAGCAGAGCCAACATTGTAGAGTTCATGCATCCTCGCACCAAGATGGTTGGTTGTACCTTGTCCAGTTCTCCATTAATTTGGTCGGCAACTGAGCTCACCTCTGACCAAAGCTGTGTTCGCATCCAGCCAGCGAAGATTAAGAGCTAATGGTtgctctgcattttatatgttttgtttgtACTAAGACGTACTTCTCGCTGTCTTCGGAAATCTGAATCAATTGCCTCGTGGTTGCCCAGTAACTTTGTTTCTCTCTAATTTCTTGCTATTAAAGGGAGCATCTTGCAGCATTTTTCTCACATACATAACCCTACGGACATTTTATTACTCTAAGGACAGAACAAAACTGAATGAAGATACTCCCTCCAGTTCAGAATAATTGCCTAAAAAAAGATGTATCTAGttatgttttagtgtgtaggtatATTCATTTGTAAGCAATAATTTTGAACCGGAGAGTACTAGATTAGTACTATAACGCAAATGTTTACTGGAGACTCAGGTGTTCTCATCGCTTGTATTGTCTGTCGACCTTGCTGCAGTGAACGAGGTCTGCGACAGGTTCGCCACGGCGGGCTTCGGCGCGAACCTCATCACGTACCTGACGCAGGAGCTGCACCTGCCGCTGGTGGAGGCCTCCAACACGCTCACCAACTTCGGCGGCACCTCCAGCCTCACGCCCATCCTCGGCGCGCTCGCCGCCGACTCCTTCGCCGGCCGCTTCTGGACCATCATCGCCGGCTCCGTCTTCTTCCAGCTCGGCATGCTCGGCCTCGTCGTCTCTGCGCTCGTCCCTTCACTCCGGCCCGGCCCCTGCTCCCCTCCCGCCACaccgtgccgccgcgccaacgGGCTGCAGCTCGCCGTGCTCTACCTCTCTCTGCTCTGCACCTCCCTCGGCTCCGGCGGGATCCGGCCGTGCGTCGTGGCGTTCGGCGCCGACCAGTTCGACAGCCAGCCGAAGGAGGAGCAGCACGGTGATGAagcgggcggcgcggaggcggtggcggggcAGAAGCGGCAGTACTTCAACCTCTACTTCTTCACCATGGGGTTCGCCGTGCTGCTGGCGCTGACGGTGGTGGTGTACATCCAGGAGAACGTGGGGTGGGGGTGGGGCTTCGGGATCCCGGCCATCGCCATGTTCGTCTCCATCCTCGTCTTCGTGCTCGGCTACCCGCTCTACGTCCGGCTCAAGCCCGGCGGCAGCCCCTTCACGCGGGTGGCGcaggtcgtcgccgccgcctacaAGAAGCGGGCCGCCCCGCTGCCGGAGGACCCCGGCATGCTGTACCAGGACAAGGAGCTCGACGCGCTCATCTCCACCAACGGCAGGCTCCTGCACACCAACCAGCTCACGTAAGTGACAAATTAATTCGTCCTCACATGCATTTCCCTTTCGCAAATTAAGCCGCGTAGCACGTGACGTGACGTAGCTCGGAGCCGGCGTCCACGAATGGTGTTAGGCGCGTCGGCTACGTGCTTTTGGTGGCGTTTACATTATCAGTGCACAAAGGAAGAAATCCAAATCGAAAGCAGGGTGCGCGCGCTTTGCTTTAGACAGCAATACATATATACGTGTGCGTCTTAATTTCTTACATATTACTTCACTCCGTGCATCAATGTAAAACGTTTTAGATATTTTTAAAAtaaactagatacaaactaaagtgagtgaatatacacataaaaataaactaaatacAAACTAAAATGGATGAACCGACTAAAATACTCCAACATCTTACATTTCTAAACAAAGGGAGTACTTCATACGTTTAGAAAAGCTGATGTGAGTAATTAATGATGAGAGTTCATAATGGTACCAGAAAATTAATGACAAATACTCAATTTTAGATTAAGATCCTACAAATCAATAAACATAATGATACTATGATACAAATATTATATGCAAGATACTAGTATTATATGATGATATATGTTCCGTACATGTGTGGTTTCAGTTTCTTCGACCGGGCGGCGATCGTGACGCCCGCAGACACAGCGGGCTCCGGCAAGCTAGACATGTGGCGTCTGTCGACGGTACACCGCGTGGAGGAGCTCAAGTCACTCATCCGCATGCTGCCCATCTGGTCGGCTGGTATCCTGCTCGTCACCGCCGGCTCGCACAACAACAGCTTCGCCATCATGCAGGCGCGCACCATGGACCGCCACATGACCCAGCATTTCCAGATCCCCCCGGCAACCATGTCCATTTTCAGCACCATCGCGATGCTCGTCACCCTTGTTCTCTACGACCGGGCCTTCGTGCCAATCGCGCGCCGCTTCACGGGCCTTCCGTCCGGGATCAACTATTTCCAGCGCATGGCCGTCGGCCTCGCCATCTCCATCCTCGGTGTCGCCTCGGCGGCGCTCGTTGAGGCCAAACGCCGGGGCTCCGCTGCCGATCACGGGCTACTGGAcacaccagcaaccatggtgccgATGAGCGTGTTCTGGCTAGTGCCGCAGTACGCCATCCACGGCGTGGCGGATGGGTTCTCCTCGGTTGCGCACATGGAGTTCTTGTACGACCAGGCGCCGGAGAGCATGCGCAGCACCGCCGCCGCGCTCTTCTGGCTTTCAGCCTCCCTCGGCAGCTACATGGGCACGGTGCTCGTCACGGCGGTGCAAAGCGCCACGCGGAGAAGCGGCGACTGGCTCCAGGACAATATCAACAGGGGTAGGCTGGACGCCTACTACTGGCTCGTCACCTGCCTCATGCTGCTCAACCTTGTCTATTATCTCATATGCTTCCGTTTCTACACCATGAAGCCATTGGAGTTCGCGGAGGACGACGACCACGAGAAGGAGCTCGAGCTGTCCTCTGTCCACAAAAATGGCGGCGGTGGCGCTGTATAAGATCGAGCCTAGACGGTGGAGGGTATAGTATAATACTAGTAATTACATCGAATGTGTTCAGTAGCTAGTTAATCAACTGCATATGTGTGCACAACTGTTGCAACATCGAAATGTTCTTGGAGCTAACTAGCATAGTAAGCATCCCGGCCGGCCGTGACAAGGGCCAATATTGTGAAGGTCATGTTGCAAGGTCATGCCGCGGAAAAAGGAAGATCGTGCAGCAAAAAAGCAGCCCTGATAGATAATCTATCCTTGCCATGCCTGCATCATCTTTGCTCTTTTGCAGCATGTTTCGATTTGCTCTTTTGTTCGCTTTAATAATTGGAGAATTGGAGTGATCTATCACAACCAGTTGAAAGGACGACTAGAGAATGTTTACGATTTCTGAAAAGAGTCCGCTGTTTCGCGATAACTTAAATTTCTTTTCAGAGACCATTTGGTGATAGATCTCTTTTTTATGGTAGAAGATTTGAATCTGCATGGACCCCTGGTGCTGGCGTTCTTGTTCAGGTCGCATGTAATTTGCACGCACGTGCGTGCGTCAGGTTGAACTGCTAACAGCTAAACAAACGCAGAATCCAATGATCGGATTACATGGATATGCtaattaagagcattatactgtgGATAGGTTTCTTCACGGGACCTCATTACATCTTATTATTCACCGACTATAATTGTAAGTCCTATAAACCACTAAGAAGTGTACTGTCcgtacttttttttgcaaaaatttcaccGATCTACAAATAGACTAAAAAGTAATAAACATTACAAATAGACTAAAAAGTAATAAACATTACAAATAGTGGTGTTTGGCTCATGGGAACATATGCTTCCTTCATTTTGCAATGCATcttagacatattttaaaatgtcaaaaaaattaaaactaaaaaTACAACGTACATCTTCCTATGCTACGTGCCAATAGATTCATTTCACGAAAAATcaacttgtcatgtgacgtgtgtaaaaaacacAAAATTCGATAATAAAAATAAAGCTTTTGACAAgacaaattttctcttttttacatagaccataaaaatATAGACTTttccgcgaaacttgacgaatacacgtatattatggagatgtacatctaGAATGTCTTGTCAAAAAAATtcgacacttcaaaatatgtttttgtgGTAGAGGGAGATATGCACTCAGGAGCCAAATTAAATTTCCGTATTTGAACTACCTAGCGACGACTgcaaacactagcacgagccgaaggcgcgccaccgtcatcgcccctccatcaccgaagCTAGGCAACACTAAATACTAAGAAGTGTACTATCCAATACTTCACCTTTTAGGAACTTTTTTTGAAATGGTGTTGATAAATATATGAAGCAGACATGTCAGGGTTACAATCGGTCTCTGCAATTTTTTGAAATGGTGTTGATAAATATATGAAGCAGACATATATGAAGGCTGGTGCAGAGGAGTACATAGCACCACTAGAAGAAGTTCTATGGCTATATGCAACCATCATGTGCGCCGCGACGTTGGCTGATCTGAGCAGTGACCACCTGTTGATGGTCACACTCTAGAAATAATTGGGCTATTAAGAGTAGATGCAATCTAAATGCTTTCCACTGCAGCCACAACTTCAGCTTcttccactagtaggaaaaggctcatcagtggcgcaccaaaaatcgattctgtggcgcatgggcggtgcgccacagaattctcgccacaaaaataaggtttctgtggcgcaccggcccatgcgccacagtaagtcttatttcgtggcgcaccggcggtggtgcgccacgtaaacttatttcgtggcgcaccggcggtggtgcgccacggaatttttttttgaaattcaaaaaaaatggcggctcgcatctagatctagatctagatccgggGCCGccgaaattttttaatttttttttaatttcgccggaaggtagccggaggtgggtgggtgggtgaaggagaaggacggccggaggaggaggtggtggtggtggtggtggtggtggtggtggtggtggtggtggtggtggaggtggtggtggtggtgatggaggtggtgatggaggtggtggtggtggaggaagaagaggtgatggaggaagaggaggaggtggccgccggagtaggtcgccggagtagtaggagggggaggaggaggaggaggaggaggaggagaaggtcgtcgtcgccggagtaggaggaggccggccggaggaggaggaggaggtcgccggagtaggaggccggccccggaggagggtgtcaccggagtaggaggccggccccggaggaggtggtggtggtggtggaggaggaggaggaggccggccggaggagaaggtggtggtggtggtggtggtggtggtggaggaggaggaggaggaggccggccggaggaggaggtggtggtggtggtggaggaggaggaggaggaggaggaggaggaggaggaggagaagtgaaggAGAAGTTTGCAtaagaggagaagtgaggagaagtggaggaggagtgaaggagaagtggaggagaagtggtggagggcgGCAGGATGggcactaggtgcgccacagaatttttttggacgttaattctgtggcgcatgggcactaggtgcgccacagaattttttttcttttttttgtattttgcagcaaaaaaactttaactggccgtaactttttactcttttcgaatttggagattctaaaaattgtccaaccgggcatgCCCGGTggattcggatgtagaattttcgtgggatcattttgatatattatgcgttttttttcgagttcgtatgcaaccgaaATCCagctttgatgattttcccacgcaattttgcaaaaaaagtcaaaattcatgtttgttaaatttTAGTGGTGCTAGATGATATAATACATGGgactctcgaaggattttattttttgaaatttctatctatttcttttattttttttagaggtaaaaaggcgatccacgggggggggggtggagttgcgtggggagccaaaaagaacttctgtggcgcatggatctcatgtgcgccacagaaatgtgtagtttctgtggcgcaccatccctcgtgcgccacagaaagtcttaattcagtggcgcacgagGAATATGCGCCactgaatgtcttatttctgtggcgcacgtggtcctgtgcgccacagaaatagtgaaaccaatgattggggctgaccccaccttatttctgtggcgcatggattgttggtgcgccacaaaattaagctatttctgtggcgcaccgtgtctggtgcgccacaaaacaaatttctgtggcgcactcaaaacgatgcgccacagaaataaggatcGCCTATAaggattttcctactagtgttc from Lolium rigidum isolate FL_2022 chromosome 4, APGP_CSIRO_Lrig_0.1, whole genome shotgun sequence encodes the following:
- the LOC124707844 gene encoding protein NRT1/ PTR FAMILY 3.1-like — translated: MATTTVDRERGGDRTKRKQGGFRTMPFILVNEVCDRFATAGFGANLITYLTQELHLPLVEASNTLTNFGGTSSLTPILGALAADSFAGRFWTIIAGSVFFQLGMLGLVVSALVPSLRPGPCSPPATPCRRANGLQLAVLYLSLLCTSLGSGGIRPCVVAFGADQFDSQPKEEQHGDEAGGAEAVAGQKRQYFNLYFFTMGFAVLLALTVVVYIQENVGWGWGFGIPAIAMFVSILVFVLGYPLYVRLKPGGSPFTRVAQVVAAAYKKRAAPLPEDPGMLYQDKELDALISTNGRLLHTNQLTFFDRAAIVTPADTAGSGKLDMWRLSTVHRVEELKSLIRMLPIWSAGILLVTAGSHNNSFAIMQARTMDRHMTQHFQIPPATMSIFSTIAMLVTLVLYDRAFVPIARRFTGLPSGINYFQRMAVGLAISILGVASAALVEAKRRGSAADHGLLDTPATMVPMSVFWLVPQYAIHGVADGFSSVAHMEFLYDQAPESMRSTAAALFWLSASLGSYMGTVLVTAVQSATRRSGDWLQDNINRGRLDAYYWLVTCLMLLNLVYYLICFRFYTMKPLEFAEDDDHEKELELSSVHKNGGGGAV